The Rhodococcus triatomae genome includes a window with the following:
- a CDS encoding Maf family protein, which translates to MPPLVLASASPARLAVLRSAGIEPAVLVSGVDEDALVEALGDTTPERVVTELARAKAREVIPRLDPGIAADCVVVGCDSMLSIDGALQGKPGTAGVARERWRSMAGHSAVLLTGHCVIRVEEGAAVAEQADHSATTVHFGNPSPDELEAYLASGEPLQVAGAFTLDSLGGWFVERIEGDPSSVIGIGLPLVRSLLARLGVDVAALWRDSPAPS; encoded by the coding sequence GTGCCACCGCTGGTACTCGCTTCGGCCTCGCCGGCTCGTCTCGCGGTGCTCCGCAGCGCGGGGATCGAGCCGGCGGTCCTGGTCTCCGGTGTCGACGAGGACGCCCTCGTCGAGGCACTCGGTGACACCACCCCCGAACGGGTGGTGACGGAGCTGGCCCGCGCCAAGGCACGCGAGGTGATCCCGCGCCTCGATCCCGGCATCGCCGCGGACTGCGTCGTCGTCGGATGCGATTCGATGTTGTCGATCGACGGCGCGTTGCAGGGCAAACCCGGAACGGCCGGGGTCGCACGAGAGCGTTGGCGATCGATGGCCGGGCACAGCGCCGTACTCCTCACGGGCCACTGTGTGATCCGGGTGGAGGAGGGCGCCGCGGTGGCCGAGCAGGCCGACCACAGCGCGACCACCGTCCATTTCGGGAATCCGTCGCCGGACGAGCTGGAGGCGTACCTCGCCAGTGGCGAGCCGCTGCAGGTCGCCGGCGCGTTCACCCTGGACAGCCTCGGTGGATGGTTCGTCGAGCGGATCGAGGGTGATCCGTCCAGCGTGATCGGCATCGGGCTGCCGTTGGTACGCAGTCTGCTGGCGCGTCTCGGCGTCGACGTCGCCGCGCTGTGGCGGGACTCCCCCGCCCCTAGCTGA